Proteins from a single region of Segatella copri:
- a CDS encoding MFS transporter: protein MNIKSIGSKIKGNPKMVEGTVYSMLIICSISHFLNDMIQSIIPSIYPIVKDKFDFSFAQIGIITLVFQMTSSILQPFTGLYADKHPRPYALSLGMCFTLVGLLLLAFAENYFLILLAVSVVGLGSSVFHPTASRVAQMASGGKKSLAQSIFQVGGNGGSAVGPLLAAIIILPFGQHAISWFALAALLAAIIMVRLGVWYKARLAYVVNHPQKQPLLNTHISKRVKYWALFILIMLVFSKYFYTACITSYFTFFLMDKFGVSVQTSQLCLFVFLAAFAIGTVAGGMLGDKFGRKYVIWFSILGAAPFAIAMPFVNFTWTIIFTFLSGLIIASAFSSIVVYATDLMPDKVGLIAGIFFGLMFGLGGLGSAFFGWLADKTSIEFIFQVSAFLPLLGIIAGFLPNTQKKSVEETDENAK from the coding sequence ATGAACATCAAGTCAATAGGTAGTAAAATCAAGGGAAATCCTAAGATGGTAGAGGGTACGGTATATTCCATGCTCATCATCTGTAGCATTTCCCATTTCTTGAATGATATGATTCAGTCGATTATCCCTTCCATCTATCCGATTGTGAAGGATAAGTTCGACTTCTCGTTTGCACAGATAGGTATCATCACGCTGGTCTTCCAGATGACGTCTTCCATCCTGCAACCTTTTACGGGGCTTTATGCTGACAAGCATCCCCGTCCCTATGCTCTTTCCCTCGGCATGTGCTTCACCTTGGTGGGCTTGCTCCTGCTGGCTTTTGCCGAGAATTATTTTCTGATTCTCCTGGCTGTGAGCGTCGTAGGTCTGGGCTCATCCGTGTTTCATCCCACAGCTTCAAGAGTGGCACAGATGGCATCGGGAGGCAAGAAGAGTCTGGCACAATCTATCTTTCAGGTGGGCGGCAATGGCGGATCGGCAGTAGGTCCGCTGCTGGCTGCCATCATCATCCTGCCTTTCGGACAGCATGCCATCTCCTGGTTTGCCCTTGCAGCCCTCCTCGCTGCCATCATCATGGTAAGATTGGGAGTCTGGTACAAGGCACGACTGGCTTACGTGGTGAACCATCCGCAGAAACAACCGCTTCTCAATACCCATATTTCCAAAAGGGTGAAGTATTGGGCACTGTTCATCCTCATCATGCTCGTGTTCTCCAAGTATTTCTATACGGCGTGCATCACGAGCTACTTCACCTTCTTCCTGATGGATAAGTTCGGGGTCTCGGTACAGACTTCACAGCTGTGTCTCTTCGTGTTCCTTGCAGCCTTTGCCATAGGAACAGTGGCAGGAGGAATGCTGGGTGACAAGTTCGGCAGAAAGTATGTCATCTGGTTTTCCATTCTGGGGGCAGCACCTTTCGCCATCGCCATGCCTTTCGTCAACTTCACGTGGACCATCATCTTTACCTTCCTGTCAGGATTGATCATTGCCTCGGCTTTCTCTTCCATCGTGGTATATGCTACCGACCTGATGCCAGATAAAGTAGGACTGATAGCCGGCATTTTCTTCGGACTGATGTTTGGTTTGGGAGGTTTGGGCTCTGCTTTCTTCGGCTGGTTAGCAGACAAGACGAGCATCGAGTTTATCTTCCAGGTGAGTGCCTTCCTGCCATTGCTCGGCATCATTGCAGGATTCTTGCCGAATACACAGAAGAAGAGCGTTGAAGAAACGGATGAAAACGCAAAGTAA
- a CDS encoding threonine aldolase family protein: MISFESDYNNGMLPEILEALGKTNGDKTSGYGFDPYSESAKEKIRKAVDNENAEVFFLIGGTQTNTTVIDSVLMGCEGVICVETGHIEVHESGAVEAFGHKVITLPGKNSKLTTGTLSAYMDTFLADESHPHMVQPGMVYISMPTEFGMVYTREELAALYATCQKYDLRLFIDGARLGYGLVSGACDYDLPFLAKHCDVFYIGGTKVGAMMGEAVVFSGMKAPKYFFTNVKRHGALLAKGRMLGIQFDTLFTDELYFKISRHAIAMATRIRSIFEKHGIAIAYDSPTNQQFVVLSPTLYEALSQKVAFEIWERKSEHEIICRFVTSWATKEEELDELDRILQAYA, encoded by the coding sequence ATGATTTCATTTGAAAGTGATTACAACAATGGTATGCTGCCAGAGATTCTAGAAGCTCTTGGCAAGACAAACGGTGATAAAACATCTGGTTATGGTTTTGATCCATACTCAGAATCTGCAAAAGAGAAAATCCGCAAGGCTGTGGACAATGAGAATGCAGAAGTCTTCTTCCTGATAGGCGGTACGCAGACCAACACCACCGTTATCGACTCCGTGCTCATGGGATGCGAAGGAGTAATCTGTGTGGAAACCGGTCATATCGAGGTACATGAATCAGGAGCAGTAGAAGCTTTCGGGCATAAGGTCATTACCCTGCCAGGAAAAAACAGCAAGCTGACAACCGGCACCCTGTCAGCCTATATGGATACCTTCCTAGCCGACGAATCGCATCCTCACATGGTACAGCCAGGCATGGTTTATATCTCGATGCCGACTGAGTTCGGAATGGTCTACACCAGAGAAGAACTGGCTGCGCTGTATGCAACCTGCCAGAAATATGACCTCCGTCTCTTCATCGATGGTGCACGACTGGGATACGGTCTGGTTTCAGGGGCATGCGACTATGACTTGCCATTCCTTGCAAAACATTGTGATGTATTCTATATCGGCGGAACCAAGGTGGGTGCCATGATGGGAGAAGCTGTGGTATTCTCGGGCATGAAGGCACCGAAATACTTCTTCACCAACGTGAAGCGTCATGGAGCCTTGCTTGCCAAGGGCAGAATGCTCGGCATCCAGTTTGACACACTGTTTACGGATGAGCTCTATTTCAAGATATCGCGCCATGCCATCGCTATGGCTACCCGCATCCGCAGCATCTTCGAAAAGCATGGCATCGCCATTGCCTACGATTCTCCAACCAATCAGCAGTTTGTAGTACTCTCACCTACCCTCTACGAAGCCCTTTCCCAAAAAGTAGCATTCGAGATATGGGAAAGAAAGAGCGAACATGAAATCATCTGCCGATTCGTGACAAGCTGGGCAACAAAGGAGGAAGAACTCGACGAGCTAGACCGTATACTTCAAGCTTACGCCTAA
- a CDS encoding DUF4186 domain-containing protein, translated as MKKESKVNQAKYVELNLFPEEKEDHQKDSISSEDMESDTSPDKEYDLTDLFERLSQSAFRSRFHLSKKDKEYIAEKGLATIRKHAEDFVAKRLAPAVIPNDGKQTPMRGHPVFIAQHATGCCCRGCFFKWHHIPAGRQLTGEEQQYAVAVLMAWIEKQV; from the coding sequence ATGAAAAAAGAATCAAAAGTAAACCAAGCAAAATATGTAGAACTTAATTTGTTTCCTGAGGAAAAAGAGGATCATCAGAAAGACTCTATCTCTTCAGAAGACATGGAAAGCGATACTTCTCCAGACAAAGAGTATGACTTGACTGATTTGTTTGAAAGACTTTCCCAATCAGCTTTTCGCAGCCGATTCCATCTCTCGAAGAAGGATAAGGAATATATTGCAGAAAAGGGTTTGGCTACCATCCGTAAGCATGCGGAGGATTTCGTTGCCAAACGCCTTGCTCCTGCCGTGATTCCCAATGACGGCAAGCAGACGCCTATGAGAGGGCATCCTGTATTCATTGCCCAGCATGCTACAGGCTGCTGTTGCCGTGGTTGTTTCTTCAAATGGCATCATATACCTGCCGGAAGACAGCTGACAGGAGAAGAACAGCAGTATGCTGTAGCAGTACTGATGGCATGGATTGAAAAACAGGTTTAA
- a CDS encoding helix-turn-helix domain-containing protein, with the protein MANNQEKFHEIIIFYKKNNILYLFLRNLDFFVNFAGKVQYNILLGMKIQEVMKLQRMALGITQQDLADMSEIAISTIKKIESGKGNPSLSTVEKIMDILGMEVKYEIRQTV; encoded by the coding sequence ATGGCAAATAACCAAGAAAAATTCCATGAAATAATAATTTTTTATAAAAAGAACAATATATTATACCTTTTTTTGCGTAATCTAGATTTTTTTGTTAACTTTGCAGGAAAAGTACAATATAATATACTACTTGGTATGAAAATTCAAGAAGTAATGAAATTGCAGCGTATGGCCTTGGGGATTACCCAGCAAGACCTCGCTGACATGTCTGAGATAGCCATTTCTACCATCAAGAAAATAGAGAGTGGTAAAGGAAACCCCTCTCTATCGACGGTTGAAAAAATCATGGATATCCTTGGCATGGAGGTTAAATATGAGATTCGTCAAACAGTTTAA
- a CDS encoding HipA domain-containing protein, with translation MKELNHCPSTLADGFSTYSPTACKKLFDGQKVSHLLDFEIDEISKTSETMIAMRRISVSGAQEKFPAVIENGIIRISQTDERSRYILKPAPWDNTLYTRKQIPANEHLTMQIASQVYGIITAENGLCFTPHGDMVYITKRFDIAKDGSKYLMEDFASLVGKNEAEQGTYFKYDGCFEDIACAIKRFIPAWMIAMERFFKLVVFNYIYGNGDDHLKNFSIMRIGDHYQLAPAYDLMNTCLHIEGDDLGLNGGLSLTLEKSDVYERTGHPCRLDFERFGEHIGLKKKRIEMILDSFPVLPDEVEHLVNNSFLTDKMKRTYLRIVKERIQRFNRKSE, from the coding sequence ATGAAAGAATTAAATCATTGCCCATCCACCCTTGCAGATGGTTTTTCCACTTACTCTCCTACAGCTTGCAAAAAACTGTTTGATGGTCAGAAAGTGTCGCATTTGCTTGATTTTGAAATAGATGAAATCAGTAAGACATCAGAGACTATGATAGCCATGAGACGTATCTCTGTTTCTGGAGCTCAGGAGAAATTTCCTGCAGTGATAGAGAATGGAATCATCAGAATCTCGCAGACGGATGAACGTTCTCGCTATATTCTGAAGCCAGCACCTTGGGACAATACTCTTTATACAAGGAAGCAGATTCCTGCTAACGAGCATCTTACCATGCAGATAGCTTCACAGGTATATGGTATCATTACAGCAGAAAATGGTCTTTGCTTTACCCCTCATGGAGATATGGTATATATTACCAAGAGATTTGACATAGCCAAGGATGGAAGCAAATATCTCATGGAGGATTTCGCTTCTCTGGTTGGTAAGAATGAAGCCGAGCAAGGTACTTATTTCAAATATGATGGATGCTTCGAGGATATTGCCTGTGCAATAAAACGATTTATTCCTGCTTGGATGATAGCCATGGAACGTTTCTTTAAGTTGGTTGTATTCAATTACATCTACGGCAACGGCGACGACCATCTGAAAAACTTCTCCATCATGAGAATTGGCGACCATTACCAGCTTGCTCCCGCCTATGACCTGATGAACACCTGTCTCCATATCGAGGGCGATGATCTGGGGTTGAATGGGGGGCTTTCTCTGACTCTGGAGAAAAGTGATGTGTATGAGCGAACAGGGCATCCATGCCGTCTGGACTTTGAGAGATTTGGAGAGCATATCGGTCTGAAGAAGAAGCGTATAGAAATGATTCTTGACTCTTTTCCAGTCTTGCCTGACGAAGTAGAGCATTTGGTCAACAATTCTTTTTTGACAGACAAGATGAAACGCACCTATTTACGAATAGTCAAAGAAAGAATTCAAAGATTCAATCGTAAATCAGAATGA
- a CDS encoding Hsp20/alpha crystallin family protein, whose amino-acid sequence MLLARRNNSVSNWLNSWFNDNFFDTGLMPHMNATAPAVNVKESATAYTMEVAAPGLKKDMVKMNIDKDGYLNVSIENKDEKKEEKKEEHYLRREFSYSSYSQSYALPEDADQEKISAEVSDGVLKIEIPKIAKEEKKDDVKHIEVK is encoded by the coding sequence ATGTTGTTAGCTCGTAGAAATAACAGTGTTTCAAATTGGTTGAACAGTTGGTTTAATGACAACTTCTTTGATACAGGCTTGATGCCACACATGAACGCAACAGCTCCTGCAGTCAACGTCAAGGAAAGTGCTACAGCTTATACGATGGAGGTTGCAGCTCCTGGTTTGAAGAAAGATATGGTCAAGATGAACATCGATAAGGATGGCTATCTGAATGTATCCATCGAGAACAAGGATGAGAAGAAGGAGGAGAAGAAGGAAGAGCATTACTTGCGTCGTGAGTTCTCTTACAGCAGCTACTCTCAGAGTTATGCTTTGCCAGAGGATGCTGATCAGGAGAAGATTTCCGCTGAGGTCAGTGACGGTGTCTTGAAGATTGAGATTCCTAAGATAGCCAAGGAGGAGAAGAAAGACGATGTTAAGCACATTGAGGTTAAGTAA
- a CDS encoding arginase family protein — translation MKKKIPIILLNFTGVYELEAFASNKNIIHVDCRDMKGVDCYCDEEGSEELHRRLAPFPAKAVHFIDSGDFHYLTEYWVSRIHEPFSLIVFDHHPDMQQPEWEGVVSCGGWVRDVLEKNPFVKHIIIVGASDELIAQVPVHLRERVLFYSQAEIDHHQAWPSKAGKLIHEPVYISIDKDVLRKQDAITDWSNGDMTLMQLQAVLRIIYAHEKVIGIDITGECSATLDYFSELEDAEINNEANEELLRMILEENHP, via the coding sequence ACGAATTGGAGGCATTTGCCTCAAATAAGAATATTATCCATGTAGATTGCCGGGACATGAAAGGGGTAGACTGCTATTGTGACGAAGAGGGTAGCGAGGAACTGCATCGCCGATTGGCTCCTTTTCCTGCCAAAGCCGTTCATTTCATAGATTCCGGAGATTTCCATTATCTTACGGAATATTGGGTGTCAAGAATTCATGAACCTTTCTCGCTCATAGTTTTCGACCATCATCCGGATATGCAGCAACCGGAATGGGAGGGTGTTGTGTCATGTGGTGGTTGGGTGAGAGATGTTTTGGAGAAGAACCCGTTTGTCAAACACATTATCATAGTGGGGGCATCGGACGAGTTGATAGCCCAGGTGCCTGTTCACTTGAGAGAGAGGGTGTTGTTCTACAGTCAGGCAGAGATAGACCATCACCAGGCTTGGCCGTCGAAGGCTGGTAAACTTATACATGAGCCGGTTTACATATCCATAGATAAGGATGTATTGAGAAAGCAGGATGCCATCACCGACTGGAGCAATGGAGATATGACACTTATGCAGCTCCAAGCCGTGCTTCGCATCATCTATGCCCATGAGAAAGTGATAGGGATAGATATTACAGGCGAATGTTCAGCTACGCTTGACTATTTCTCTGAGTTGGAGGATGCAGAGATTAACAACGAGGCAAATGAAGAATTGTTAAGGATGATTCTGGAGGAGAACCATCCTTAG
- a CDS encoding Na+/H+ antiporter NhaC family protein yields MEQEEKKQKSQAAENQASCSSLQPVAPHPFISVIPLAVLITLIVLVVKIFPDDALAGASQVALMIATAVCVALGMGIYRMKWNIFEEMIKKTVGDAGVSILILLLIGMMSATWMISGVVPTLIYYGVQIMSPTFFLPCACIISSIISVMTGTSWTTIATIGIALMGIGDALGIPAPYTAGAIISGAYFGDKLSPMSDTTVLASSIAGADLFSHIRYMLYTTIPSILLSLVLYLIIGLCYDSKPVDISQYLTGLSHGFNISLFTMLVPAFTGWLIYRKTPSLITLLLSALSACICALILQPEVLVGIAGEDSISAKSLFEGIMTTCYTHTQVDCGMANINDLVATRGMAGMLNTIWLILCAMCFGSCMVASGMLHAITHMLLKSIHSTVSLVCSTVTSGVLLNLVMGDQFLSIIMNASIYKDEYAERGYRPELLSRSTEDSATVTSVLVPWTACGMTQSTVLGIPTLVYLPFCFFNIISPLMSCLVAILGFVPNPQPKENKASAA; encoded by the coding sequence ATGGAACAAGAAGAAAAGAAACAGAAATCTCAAGCTGCAGAGAATCAGGCATCCTGCTCGTCTCTGCAGCCAGTTGCACCACATCCTTTTATTTCTGTCATACCGCTGGCAGTACTTATCACCCTCATCGTCCTGGTTGTCAAAATCTTCCCTGATGATGCCCTGGCTGGTGCCTCTCAGGTGGCCCTCATGATAGCCACAGCCGTTTGTGTAGCACTCGGTATGGGCATCTATAGGATGAAATGGAATATCTTTGAAGAGATGATCAAAAAGACCGTGGGCGATGCCGGAGTATCTATCCTGATCCTGCTGCTCATCGGAATGATGTCAGCTACCTGGATGATCAGTGGTGTGGTACCCACATTAATATATTATGGTGTACAGATCATGTCGCCAACCTTTTTCCTTCCCTGCGCATGCATCATCTCTAGCATCATTTCTGTGATGACGGGAACCTCATGGACCACTATTGCCACCATCGGTATTGCTCTGATGGGAATCGGTGATGCCCTGGGAATACCAGCCCCCTACACCGCTGGAGCTATTATCTCCGGTGCCTATTTCGGGGATAAACTCTCGCCAATGAGCGATACCACCGTCCTTGCTTCGAGTATAGCCGGAGCGGATCTCTTCTCACATATCCGCTATATGCTCTATACTACCATACCAAGCATCCTGCTCTCGCTGGTACTCTATCTCATCATCGGACTCTGTTATGATTCCAAGCCAGTGGATATCAGCCAGTATCTCACCGGTCTGAGTCATGGTTTCAATATCTCCTTGTTTACGATGCTGGTTCCGGCTTTTACAGGATGGCTCATCTACCGTAAGACGCCATCCCTCATCACACTTCTTCTTTCAGCCCTTTCAGCATGCATCTGTGCCCTCATTCTCCAGCCGGAAGTACTTGTAGGGATAGCAGGTGAAGACAGCATCTCTGCCAAAAGCCTCTTTGAAGGAATCATGACCACCTGCTATACCCATACCCAGGTAGATTGCGGCATGGCTAACATCAATGATCTCGTAGCCACCCGAGGTATGGCTGGCATGCTCAATACCATCTGGCTCATCCTCTGTGCCATGTGTTTCGGTTCATGTATGGTAGCCAGCGGCATGCTCCACGCCATTACCCACATGCTCCTGAAAAGCATCCACAGCACCGTATCACTTGTCTGCAGCACCGTGACATCAGGCGTCTTGCTCAATCTCGTTATGGGTGACCAGTTCCTGAGCATTATTATGAATGCATCTATCTATAAGGATGAATATGCCGAACGAGGCTATCGTCCGGAACTCTTGAGCCGTAGTACAGAGGATAGCGCTACCGTAACGAGCGTATTGGTTCCATGGACAGCCTGCGGTATGACGCAGAGTACGGTTCTTGGTATCCCGACACTTGTCTATCTCCCCTTCTGCTTCTTCAACATCATCAGTCCTTTGATGAGTTGTCTGGTTGCCATCCTTGGCTTCGTACCCAACCCACAACCCAAGGAAAACAAAGCATCAGCAGCGTAA
- a CDS encoding HipA N-terminal domain-containing protein — protein MRKAIVYCHDTEAGFLEESTPGRGYTFTYDKQYMMDRTHDPVSLTMPFREEPYQSDYLFPVFTNMLPEGANRKIVCRSWRLDEKDFFGLLLKIATHDTIGALTVKEVES, from the coding sequence ATGAGAAAAGCTATCGTTTATTGTCACGACACAGAAGCAGGATTCTTAGAGGAGTCAACTCCTGGCAGAGGTTATACCTTCACATACGACAAGCAGTATATGATGGATAGGACCCATGATCCAGTCTCACTTACCATGCCTTTCAGGGAAGAGCCTTATCAGTCTGATTATCTATTCCCTGTTTTTACCAATATGCTTCCAGAAGGAGCAAACAGAAAGATAGTCTGCAGAAGTTGGCGATTGGATGAGAAGGATTTCTTTGGACTTCTTCTGAAGATAGCAACCCATGATACGATAGGAGCATTAACTGTAAAAGAAGTAGAATCATGA